Genomic window (Sporosarcina sp. 6E9):
GTTTTATCCGGTTTTGAGCGAACAAGCTCAGGTAGTCTAGTGGCGATAGCGAAGAGGTCACACCCGTTCCCATACCGAACACGGAAGTTAAGCTCTTCAGCGCCAATGGTAGTTGGGGGCTTCCCCCCGCAAGAGTAGGACGTTGCTAGGCACTTAAAGAGTCATTACCTTAATGGTAGTGGCTTTTTTTGTATTAAAATCTTAGTGGAGGTTAATCCTCTAGTTCTGAGTGATTTTTGCAAGGAAGAGTCATTACCTTATATGGTAATGACTTTTTTATTTACAAATTAATTTTAGGGTATACAGTTCAAGATTAAGTTTATTTCTTGTAATTTCTACATTACTTCGTACAGAATAGAATAGAGTAGTACTTTCAAATATGAAGGTCCTAGGAGGAAAATAATGATTATTAAAGATGTAATCGTTCGTTTTATGAAAGAACGTTTTTTTGACCAGGCAGCTCAGACTGCTTATTACCTTCTTCTATCTATGTTGCCTTTTCTAATTTTTGTACTTTCCTTGTTAAGTATATTTCCTATTAATGACGAAATATTATTAGACTTCCTAGAACCGTTTATTCCTATCGAGTCATTTAAATTAGTTGAAAATAGTGTTCAAGAAATAGTAGGAAGAAACAATGGGAATTTAATTGTCACAAGTTTAGTTTTGGCGTTTTGGATTTCTTCGATAGCTGTTCAATCACTTGGTCGATCCTTAGACTTAGCCTATGGTCATGTACGTTCTTTACCTTTTTGGAAAGTGATTATTCGGGACCTAGGTATTACGCTGTTATTTATGATTGTTATTCCATTGTCATTATTTCTTCCTTTTATTGTACGTTTATTGCGTAAGCTTGTTGCTTATTCGGA
Coding sequences:
- a CDS encoding YihY/virulence factor BrkB family protein; the encoded protein is MIIKDVIVRFMKERFFDQAAQTAYYLLLSMLPFLIFVLSLLSIFPINDEILLDFLEPFIPIESFKLVENSVQEIVGRNNGNLIVTSLVLAFWISSIAVQSLGRSLDLAYGHVRSLPFWKVIIRDLGITLLFMIVIPLSLFLPFIVRLLRKLVAYSDTIEDLHVWLYIWPNLKWALGTLFLFSFFLLFYKVVPTSKVTLKGALPGAAFAALVWQLFSLYFGDYAAKVDYTRLYGQLSGIILLVLWFYFTAVIILFAGLLNAEWRKPPN